In Anaerostipes hadrus ATCC 29173 = JCM 17467, a single genomic region encodes these proteins:
- a CDS encoding chromate transporter, with protein MIYLQLFLSFLKIGAFSFGGGYAAMPMIQQQVVDAYHWLSVSEFGDLVTISQMTPGPIAINAATFVGIRVVGWQGALCATMGCVFPACVIVTVIAYFYVKYRHMEGLQMVLNTLRPAVIALILTSGITILTQAFFQESHIDLQQINWIQGGIFIICMYLLLRKKKDPIIVMLFAGVLNVIGSFFIL; from the coding sequence ATGATCTATTTGCAATTATTTTTAAGCTTCTTAAAGATCGGAGCATTTAGTTTCGGAGGTGGATATGCAGCAATGCCAATGATACAGCAGCAGGTGGTAGATGCATATCATTGGCTGTCTGTGTCTGAATTTGGAGATCTCGTGACGATTTCACAGATGACACCGGGACCAATCGCAATTAATGCGGCGACTTTTGTTGGTATAAGGGTAGTTGGATGGCAAGGAGCATTATGTGCAACGATGGGATGCGTATTCCCGGCGTGTGTGATCGTTACAGTGATTGCTTATTTTTATGTAAAATATCGTCATATGGAAGGACTACAAATGGTGTTAAATACTTTACGCCCTGCGGTGATCGCACTGATCTTAACTTCTGGAATCACGATCCTTACACAGGCATTTTTTCAGGAAAGTCATATAGATCTTCAACAGATCAACTGGATACAGGGTGGTATTTTTATCATTTGTATGTACCTTTTATTGAGAAAGAAAAAAGATCCGATCATTGTCATGCTGTTTGCGGGTGTGCTAAATGTGATTGGAAGCTTTTTCATTTTATAG
- a CDS encoding ABC transporter ATP-binding protein, translating into MKRLLGYLKEHLCVTILAPLFKMLEASFELFVPLVVARMIDVGIGHHDIGYLWKMGGLLILLGIIGFSFSITAQYFAARSAVYTGKSMRSDLFAHMNQFSYQEIDQVGTSTLINRMSNDINQVQNGVNMFLRLFLRSPFVVFGAMFMAFTVDHKAAVSFVFTITALAVVVGLILWITMPMYKKVQKKVDEVLKSTRENLLGIRVIRAFNRQRSEEENFRVQSGQLYNKQIHVGKISALLNPLTYMIINLGIIAILWSGGKQVDLGYLTQGQIIALINYMSQILVELVKLANLLIILSRAFASLDRVDQIFALEPSMKETGKTDIEEKKDTPILEFKDTSFVYHGARKETIHPFDFAVKEGETIGVIGGTGSGKSTFVSLIARLYDVTSGRILYRGVDEKELKPEFIRGKIGFVPQKASLFEGSLRDNMKWGKEDAIDEEIYQALDIAQAREFVDQKEQGLDFRIEQNGGNLSGGQKQRLTIARALVRKPEILILDDSASALDFATDARLRKAIKENTDNMTVFLVSQRVSTIRNADHILVLDDGKIAGIGTHLQLLKENQVYKEICASQMAGEEA; encoded by the coding sequence ATGAAACGGTTACTAGGATATTTAAAGGAGCATCTTTGTGTTACGATCCTTGCACCATTATTTAAGATGCTGGAAGCTAGTTTTGAACTATTTGTACCATTGGTCGTTGCCAGAATGATCGATGTAGGAATCGGACATCACGATATTGGATATTTGTGGAAGATGGGAGGATTATTGATCTTACTTGGAATCATTGGATTTTCATTTTCTATCACAGCACAGTATTTTGCGGCAAGATCGGCTGTGTATACAGGAAAGTCGATGAGAAGTGATTTGTTTGCACATATGAATCAATTTTCTTATCAGGAGATCGATCAGGTTGGGACATCAACGCTGATTAATCGTATGAGTAATGATATCAATCAGGTGCAAAATGGAGTTAACATGTTCCTGCGTTTGTTTTTAAGGTCACCATTTGTTGTATTTGGTGCGATGTTCATGGCATTTACGGTGGATCATAAGGCAGCAGTTTCCTTTGTATTTACGATCACAGCATTGGCAGTAGTTGTCGGACTGATCTTATGGATCACGATGCCAATGTATAAGAAAGTACAAAAAAAGGTCGATGAAGTATTAAAAAGCACAAGGGAAAATCTCCTTGGAATTCGTGTGATCCGTGCGTTTAACAGACAAAGAAGCGAAGAAGAGAATTTCAGAGTACAAAGTGGACAGCTTTATAACAAACAGATCCATGTTGGAAAGATTTCAGCGTTACTAAATCCTCTGACTTACATGATCATTAATTTGGGGATCATTGCAATCCTATGGTCTGGTGGAAAACAGGTTGATCTGGGTTATTTAACACAAGGACAGATCATTGCCCTGATCAATTATATGTCACAGATCCTTGTAGAACTTGTAAAACTTGCGAATCTTTTGATCATCTTATCTAGAGCGTTTGCAAGTCTTGACCGTGTGGATCAGATTTTTGCATTAGAGCCATCCATGAAGGAAACTGGAAAAACAGATATAGAAGAGAAGAAAGATACACCTATTCTTGAGTTTAAAGATACATCGTTTGTCTATCATGGTGCAAGAAAAGAGACGATCCATCCATTTGATTTTGCGGTGAAAGAAGGCGAAACGATCGGGGTGATCGGAGGTACAGGGTCAGGAAAGAGTACTTTTGTATCTTTGATCGCAAGATTATATGATGTGACATCAGGAAGAATTCTATACCGTGGAGTTGATGAGAAAGAATTAAAACCAGAATTTATCCGAGGAAAGATCGGATTTGTTCCGCAGAAAGCATCTTTGTTTGAAGGAAGCCTAAGAGATAATATGAAATGGGGTAAAGAAGATGCCATAGATGAAGAAATCTATCAGGCATTGGATATCGCACAGGCAAGAGAATTTGTTGATCAGAAGGAACAGGGATTAGACTTTAGAATTGAACAAAATGGAGGAAACTTATCTGGCGGACAAAAACAGAGACTAACGATCGCAAGAGCATTAGTACGTAAACCTGAGATCTTAATTCTTGACGATAGTGCATCCGCACTTGACTTTGCAACAGATGCAAGACTTCGAAAAGCGATCAAAGAAAATACAGATAATATGACAGTATTTCTTGTATCCCAGAGAGTATCAACGATTCGTAATGCTGACCATATCTTAGTGTTGGATGATGGAAAGATTGCAGGAATCGGGACTCATCTACAGCTATTAAAAGAGAATCAGGTATATAAAGAAATCTGCGCATCACAGATGGCAGGAGAGGAGGCATAA
- a CDS encoding ABC transporter ATP-binding protein, whose translation MKKDKKQKTLQRIMEYMKPYRFLIFASLVLAVISVALTLYVPILTGQGVDCIISKGNVDFARLISIIKTIVICIVLTAAAQWLMNHVNNQITYKIGKDLRIQAFEHLQKLPLSYVDAHSSGDLISRIVTDIDQFTDGLLLGFTQLFTGVITIIGTICFMLGINPWITLVVVILSPFSFFIASFISKRSFNMFRKQSQTRGNMTGFVNEMLGNIKVVKVFDHGEKAQEEFDQINDDLAYYSLRATFFSSITNPATRFMYSGIYAGVAIAGCMSVIRGSISVGQLSSFLSYTNQYTKPFNEITGVITEFQNSLASAARVFELLDEEPMIPDAKDAKELQDVKGNVELEHVDFSYVKEVPLIQDFNLKVEPGQRIAIVGPTGCGKTTLINLLMRFYDVNVGMIKVEGNDIRDVTRESLRSSYGMVLQETWLKAGTIRENICYGKPDATEEEMIMAAKEANAHGFIERMPDGYDTIITEGGGNLSQGQKQLLCIARIMLSLPPMLILDEATSSIDTMTEIRIQKAFETMMKGRTSFIVAHRLSTIQNADVILVMENGHILEQGTHEELLAKNGAYARLYNSQFAPV comes from the coding sequence ATGAAGAAAGACAAAAAACAAAAGACATTACAAAGGATCATGGAATATATGAAGCCTTATCGATTTTTGATTTTTGCGTCTTTAGTGTTGGCGGTGATCAGTGTGGCACTGACACTTTATGTTCCGATTCTGACAGGACAAGGTGTGGATTGCATTATATCAAAAGGAAATGTTGATTTTGCAAGATTGATAAGTATTATAAAAACGATCGTGATCTGTATCGTATTGACGGCGGCAGCGCAGTGGCTGATGAATCATGTCAATAACCAGATTACATATAAGATTGGAAAAGATTTAAGGATTCAGGCATTTGAGCATTTGCAGAAACTGCCATTATCTTATGTAGATGCACACTCCTCAGGAGACTTGATCAGCCGGATCGTAACGGATATTGATCAGTTTACGGATGGATTGCTGCTTGGATTTACACAGTTATTTACTGGTGTGATCACGATCATTGGAACCATTTGTTTTATGTTAGGAATCAATCCATGGATCACATTGGTCGTTGTTATTTTAAGTCCGTTTTCGTTTTTTATCGCAAGTTTTATCTCAAAGCGAAGTTTTAATATGTTCCGGAAACAATCACAGACTAGAGGAAATATGACAGGATTTGTCAATGAAATGCTTGGAAATATTAAAGTAGTCAAAGTGTTTGATCATGGAGAAAAAGCACAGGAAGAGTTTGATCAGATCAATGATGATCTTGCATATTACTCCTTAAGAGCGACATTTTTCTCATCTATCACAAATCCGGCAACCAGATTTATGTATTCAGGAATCTATGCAGGGGTTGCGATCGCAGGATGTATGAGTGTTATTCGCGGAAGTATCAGTGTTGGGCAGTTATCAAGTTTTTTAAGTTATACAAACCAGTATACAAAGCCGTTTAATGAGATCACAGGGGTTATCACAGAATTTCAGAATTCTTTAGCGTCTGCGGCAAGAGTTTTTGAATTATTAGATGAGGAGCCGATGATTCCTGATGCCAAAGATGCGAAGGAGTTACAGGATGTGAAAGGAAATGTAGAATTAGAGCATGTGGACTTTTCTTATGTGAAAGAAGTACCTTTGATCCAGGATTTTAATCTGAAAGTGGAACCAGGACAGCGGATTGCAATCGTTGGACCGACAGGATGTGGGAAAACAACGTTGATCAATCTGTTAATGCGTTTTTATGATGTGAATGTAGGAATGATCAAGGTGGAAGGAAATGATATCCGGGATGTCACAAGAGAAAGTTTACGATCTAGTTATGGAATGGTACTTCAGGAGACATGGTTAAAAGCAGGAACGATTCGTGAAAATATCTGCTATGGAAAACCAGATGCAACTGAGGAAGAGATGATCATGGCAGCAAAAGAAGCCAATGCACATGGATTTATCGAGCGAATGCCAGATGGTTATGATACGATCATTACAGAAGGTGGCGGAAATCTCTCTCAAGGACAGAAACAGCTCCTTTGTATTGCAAGAATCATGTTAAGTCTTCCTCCAATGCTGATCTTAGATGAAGCGACATCATCAATTGATACGATGACAGAGATCCGAATTCAGAAAGCATTTGAAACGATGATGAAAGGAAGAACAAGTTTTATCGTAGCCCACCGACTTTCAACGATTCAGAATGCGGATGTGATACTTGTTATGGAAAATGGACATATTTTGGAGCAGGGAACACATGAAGAACTTTTAGCGAAAAATGGTGCGTATGCCAGATTATATAACAGCCAGTTTGCACCAGTATAA
- a CDS encoding chromate transporter, translating into MEEKGMKKKKKLLRLFIETFYLSAFTFGGGYMIVSLMKKKFVNEYHWIEEDEMLDLVAIAQSAPGAIAVNGAIVVGYKLAGISGVIVSVFGAVLPPFLIISVVSVFYEIFRDNRIVAAMLSGMQTGVGAVIISVVYEMAKGQSKKENRIELAIIMVVAFMASFVFDISVIYIILACIGVGIVQYGISRKKTGGRK; encoded by the coding sequence ATGGAAGAAAAAGGAATGAAAAAAAAGAAAAAATTATTGAGGTTGTTTATAGAAACTTTTTATTTAAGTGCATTTACCTTTGGTGGCGGCTATATGATCGTATCTTTGATGAAGAAGAAGTTTGTGAATGAATATCATTGGATCGAAGAAGACGAGATGCTTGATCTGGTGGCAATCGCACAATCAGCCCCAGGAGCAATCGCAGTGAATGGAGCAATCGTTGTTGGCTATAAATTAGCAGGTATCAGTGGTGTGATCGTAAGTGTATTCGGAGCTGTTCTACCGCCATTTTTGATTATATCTGTAGTCTCTGTTTTTTATGAAATATTTCGGGATAACAGGATTGTTGCAGCGATGCTTTCTGGTATGCAGACGGGTGTTGGCGCGGTGATCATCAGTGTTGTGTACGAGATGGCAAAAGGGCAAAGTAAGAAGGAAAACAGAATAGAACTTGCGATCATTATGGTTGTGGCATTTATGGCAAGTTTTGTCTTTGATATTAGTGTGATCTACATTATTCTTGCATGTATTGGAGTTGGAATCGTACAATATGGTATTTCAAGAAAGAAGACAGGAGGCAGAAAATGA
- the recQ gene encoding DNA helicase RecQ: MIDLSKIQEAKKLLKQYFGYDEFRQGQEQLIEAALNGQDVLGIMPTGAGKSLCFQIPALMMDGITLVISPLISLMKDQVGTLNQAGIHAAFLNSSLTQGQYHTALKYAMQGRYKIIYVAPERLETEGFINFALNSGVKISMLAVDEAHCVSQWGQDFRPSYLKILEFLKKLPYRPVLTAYTATATAEVRDDIMDILNLRDPFVLTTGFDRENLYYAVKRPRDKYRELLSYLKEKEEKMPGSSGIIYCLSRKNVEEVCYQLREDGFSVTRYHAGLSDEERKENQEDFIYDRKQIMVATNAFGMGIDKPDVRFVVHYNMPKNMESYYQEAGRAGRDGEPAECILYYAPIDNRTNRFLIENGEENEELDAITKQIVMERDWERLRQMTFYCYTKECLRHYILNYFGEQTSGYCGNCLNCLTEFETVDATMEAKAIIQCIRDCYRDFGLSTIVDILKGSKSQKVLSRHLDENSQYGALASESIARIRQIINEMLVYGYLEMTADEYPVLSVADITKIDDNWNFEIKIPKEVEKEKEERKIQTKKRKKAGAVAALAEEDTELFEALRVLRRMIASEQKIPPYMVFSDKTLVHMSTMKPSNDEEMLEVNGVGEHKLQKYGERFLNEIQKYK; the protein is encoded by the coding sequence GTGATAGATTTGAGTAAGATACAAGAAGCGAAGAAACTATTAAAACAATACTTTGGATACGATGAATTCCGCCAAGGTCAGGAACAATTGATCGAGGCAGCATTAAATGGGCAGGATGTCTTAGGGATCATGCCGACAGGAGCAGGAAAGTCTCTTTGTTTTCAGATTCCAGCATTGATGATGGATGGAATTACACTTGTGATCTCTCCACTGATCTCGCTGATGAAAGATCAGGTTGGGACACTGAATCAAGCCGGAATTCATGCGGCATTTTTAAATAGTTCTCTGACACAGGGACAGTATCATACCGCATTAAAATATGCGATGCAAGGAAGATACAAGATTATCTATGTGGCACCAGAACGCTTGGAAACAGAAGGTTTTATCAATTTTGCGCTAAATAGTGGAGTGAAGATATCAATGTTGGCAGTTGATGAGGCACATTGTGTGTCTCAGTGGGGGCAGGATTTCAGACCAAGTTATCTAAAAATTCTGGAATTTTTAAAGAAACTTCCGTATCGTCCTGTACTGACTGCATATACAGCAACAGCGACAGCAGAAGTCAGGGATGATATTATGGATATTTTGAACCTGAGAGATCCATTTGTATTAACGACAGGGTTTGACCGGGAGAATCTTTACTATGCAGTAAAACGTCCAAGGGATAAGTATAGAGAATTACTAAGTTATTTAAAAGAAAAAGAAGAAAAGATGCCAGGAAGCAGTGGGATCATTTACTGTTTATCTAGGAAAAATGTTGAGGAAGTCTGCTATCAGTTAAGAGAAGATGGATTCTCCGTGACAAGATACCATGCAGGATTATCGGATGAAGAACGAAAGGAAAATCAGGAAGATTTTATCTATGACAGAAAGCAGATCATGGTAGCGACAAATGCCTTTGGAATGGGAATCGACAAGCCGGATGTCCGTTTTGTTGTTCATTATAATATGCCGAAGAACATGGAAAGTTATTATCAGGAAGCAGGAAGAGCAGGACGTGATGGAGAACCTGCGGAATGTATCTTATATTATGCGCCGATTGATAACCGAACCAATCGTTTTCTGATCGAAAATGGAGAGGAGAATGAGGAATTAGATGCGATCACAAAGCAGATCGTGATGGAAAGAGACTGGGAAAGACTTCGTCAGATGACATTTTACTGCTATACGAAGGAATGTTTACGTCATTATATTTTAAATTATTTTGGAGAACAGACAAGCGGATACTGTGGAAACTGCTTAAACTGTCTGACCGAGTTTGAAACGGTTGATGCAACAATGGAAGCGAAAGCTATCATCCAATGTATTAGAGATTGTTATCGAGATTTCGGACTATCCACGATCGTGGATATTTTAAAAGGTTCAAAGAGCCAGAAAGTATTAAGCCGTCATTTAGATGAGAATTCACAATATGGAGCATTGGCATCAGAAAGCATTGCAAGGATACGACAGATCATCAATGAAATGTTAGTCTATGGATATCTGGAAATGACAGCTGATGAATATCCGGTTTTAAGCGTTGCAGATATCACTAAGATTGATGATAACTGGAATTTTGAGATCAAGATTCCAAAAGAAGTCGAAAAAGAGAAAGAAGAACGAAAGATTCAGACGAAGAAACGTAAGAAAGCAGGGGCTGTGGCAGCACTTGCTGAGGAAGATACAGAATTGTTCGAAGCATTACGTGTACTTCGAAGAATGATCGCATCCGAACAGAAAATCCCGCCATATATGGTCTTTTCCGATAAGACACTGGTACATATGAGTACGATGAAACCTTCTAATGATGAGGAAATGTTAGAAGTCAATGGAGTCGGAGAACATAAGCTTCAGAAATATGGCGAACGTTTTTTAAATGAAATTCAGAAATATAAATAA
- the galE gene encoding UDP-glucose 4-epimerase GalE: protein MKILVLGGAGYIGSHTVYELIDAGEEVVIIDNLETGHIEAVHPQAKFYKGDLRDKDFVDSVLDQEKDIDAVIHFAANSLVGESMVDPLKYYDNNLCGTKTMVQSLVEHGIDKIVFSSTAATYGEPEKVPIVETDRTEPTNTYGETKLSMEKMFKWVGRAHGLRYVSLRYFNACGAHVSGQIGEDHNPETHLIPLILQVPNGKREAISIFGTDYDTKDGTCVRDYIHVTDLAQAHILAVKYLMEGNESNIFNLGNGVGFTVKEVIETARKVTGKPIKAVEEGRRAGDPAVLIASSEKAKNILGWKPEHADLEEIIASAWKWHSSHPQGYCSVQKEDK from the coding sequence ATGAAAATATTAGTATTAGGCGGAGCTGGATACATAGGTTCTCATACAGTATACGAACTGATCGATGCTGGAGAAGAAGTCGTGATCATCGATAATCTGGAAACAGGACATATCGAGGCAGTTCATCCACAGGCGAAGTTTTATAAAGGAGATTTAAGAGATAAAGACTTTGTAGACAGTGTACTAGATCAGGAAAAAGATATTGATGCAGTCATTCATTTTGCGGCAAACTCCTTAGTCGGAGAAAGCATGGTTGACCCATTAAAATATTACGATAACAACCTTTGTGGAACAAAAACAATGGTACAGTCTTTGGTAGAACATGGTATCGATAAGATCGTATTTTCCTCAACAGCAGCAACTTATGGAGAACCAGAAAAGGTACCGATCGTAGAGACAGACCGTACAGAACCTACCAACACTTATGGAGAGACAAAGCTTTCCATGGAAAAAATGTTTAAATGGGTTGGACGCGCTCACGGACTTCGTTATGTATCTTTAAGATACTTTAACGCCTGCGGAGCACATGTAAGTGGACAGATCGGAGAAGATCATAATCCAGAAACACATTTGATCCCATTGATCTTACAGGTGCCAAATGGCAAAAGAGAAGCAATCAGTATCTTTGGAACTGATTATGATACAAAAGATGGAACTTGTGTAAGAGACTATATTCATGTAACAGATCTTGCACAAGCACATATTCTGGCAGTGAAATACTTAATGGAAGGTAATGAAAGCAACATCTTCAATCTTGGAAATGGTGTTGGATTTACTGTAAAAGAAGTCATCGAAACAGCCAGAAAAGTGACAGGAAAGCCGATCAAGGCTGTGGAAGAAGGAAGAAGAGCTGGAGATCCGGCTGTCTTGATCGCTTCCAGTGAAAAAGCGAAGAATATCCTTGGCTGGAAGCCAGAACATGCAGATCTTGAAGAAATCATTGCATCCGCATGGAAATGGCACAGCAGCCACCCACAAGGATATTGTTCTGTTCAAAAGGAAGACAAATAA